From one Populus alba chromosome 17, ASM523922v2, whole genome shotgun sequence genomic stretch:
- the LOC118031814 gene encoding transcription initiation factor TFIID subunit 1 isoform X3 translates to MDGEGHCCFVLGHGVVIDIDDDEEYEEVGGNRFLGFMFGNVDNSGDLDADYLDEDAKEHLAALADKLGSSLTEIDLSVKSHQTSTDAAEQDYDAKAEDAVDYEDFDEQYEGPETQGVSEEDYLLSKKNYILSESSLQPPTSDNEDYDEDVEEELEKEPVVSDKILEFQTASLSGQQDVGVVSGVGVEKSSQDDVELGSMDSESSDAKSEDIHEEEVDHVEGPLDGKGPSPLPILFIEDGMEILKFSEIFSIHEPSKKGKKRDHRYSIFKEKYTSMDASDIVEEDEEVFLKDSGQLFPSHLLVNQHDISILSEDAAELARFGTVHGAIKTSVQIEEQRKNSYLSAEPMNKEVEWKSPVHSKFYPLDQQDWQERILWDNSPAISDNSVESFDLSGPDTGSSFIRESEQVTSPQNRCSELPVELNENTSNFLWNRSSVLLESFGSEDSSEPGNLPFSESRCHPQLLRLESQMEVDSSSHVDDRRENNSAELHESDAVRRFSKLTLQNRDLMEGSWLDNIIWEPNETNINPKLILDLQDKQMLFEILDHRDSKHLQLHAGAMIITRTLKQRVSHELLGHGNRSGWQFNIANDKFYMNRKISQQLQSNSNKRTAYGIKIHHSAPAIKLQTMKLKLSNKDLANFHRPKALWYPHDHEVAVKERGKLPTVGPMKIILKSLGGKGSKVHVDAEETVSSVKAKASKKLDFKPSETVKIFYLGKELEDHMSLAAQNVQPNSLLHLVRTKIHLWPRAQKIPGENKSLRPPGAFKKKSDLSVKDGHIFLMEYCEERPLLLSNVGMGANLRTYYQKSSPGDQAGISLRNEKRSLGNVVILEQTDKSPFLGDIKAGCSQSSLETNMYKAPIFPHKVPPTDYLLVRSAKGKLCLRRIDRVAVIGQQEPLMEVLAPASKNLQAYFINRLLLYLYREFRAAEKCGTLPWIRADELSAHFPSIPETILRKKLKECAVLRKDANGHLFWAKKRDFIIPSEEELKKMVLPENVCAYESMQAGLYRLKHLGITKLTLPASVSTAMSQLPDEAIALAAASHIERELQITPWSLSSNFVACTNQDRANIERLEITGVGDPSGRGLGFSYVRAAPKAPMSNAMMKKKAGAGRGGSTVTGTDADLRRLSMEAAREVLLKFNVPDEQIAKQTRWHRIAMIRKLSSEQASCGVKVDPTTISKYARGQRMSFLQLQQQTREKCQEIWDRQVQSLSALDGDEIESDSEANSDLDSFAGDLENLLDAEEFEGDESNYESKHDKGDCVKGIKMRRRPSQAQAEEEFEDEAAEAAELCRLLMDDDEAEQKKKRKIKTGCVNAVLAPKKPSFVDNVHRGKKMNKTQPSGSYTPKENSIRDSKEVETLFMKGKASEKVNTVKKNVSVSNTPPLKAKVIMADGLNHIFKEKKSAREKFVCGACGQLGHMKTNKNCPKYGKEPETPVETTDLEKASRKSTSQDLLNVSQHKLQKKRMVSKSATKVEVSEGEKSSLAKSLPVKFKCGSTEKFSDKPADGAADHSDQPTTSDVRPVSSDIDTGSRSTAKVNKIKIFNKAKPENIQVESHKPSIVIRPPMDIERSQIESHKPSIVIRPPTYTDRNHVDPHKPSIVIRPPAEKDREKSQKKIVIRQSKEIFDPDRVSQDGRTGREHRKTKKIAELSSFEKHGKTMHFSRESAKRKAEDRRWWEEEEKRRTAERLREERERRIHAEEMRSLEEQEKLADIKRYTETIRWDWDEEERQKAKKKKKKKMKMKMKMKKPEISDDYLDDYRGARNGRRMPERDRGAKRRPVVDVGTSGADYTPATKRRRVGEVGLANILEGIVDALKDRVEVSYLFLKPVPKKEAPDYLDIVKRPMDLSTIRDKARKMEYKDRNEFRHDMWQIAYNAHVYNDGRNPGIPPLADQLLELCDYLLMEKQESLSEAEAGI, encoded by the exons ATGGACGGTGAAGGGCATTGTTGTTTTGTACTCGGACACGGTGTTGTAATAGATATAG ATGATGACGAGGAATATGAGGAAGTTGGTGGTAACCGATTTTTGGGTTTTATGTTTGGGAATGTTGATAATTCTGGTGATCTTGATGCTGATTACCTTGATGAG GATGCAAAGGAGCATCTTGCCGCATTAGCTGACAAGTTGGGTTCGTCGCTAACAGAAATTGAT TTGTCAGTGAAGTCACACCAAACATCCACTGATGCTGCAGAACAAG ATTATGATGCAAAGGCTGAAGATGCCGTTGATTACGAAGACTTTGATGAACAATACGAAGGGCCTGAGACTCAAGGTGTCAGTGAGGAGGACTACTTGTTGtcaaaaaagaattatattttgTCTGAATCCTCATTGCAGCCTCCTACATCCGACAATGAAGATTATGATGAGGATGTGGAAGAGGAACTTGAAAAGGAACCTGTCGTTTCGGATAAAATTCTTGAATTTCAAACTGCCTCTCTATCAG GTCAGCAAGATGTTGGAGTAGTTTCAGGAGTAGGAGTAGAGAAGTCTTCTCAGGATGATGTAGAACTTGGTTCCATGGATTCTGAAAGTTCTGATGCTAAATCAGAAGATATTCATGAG GAGGAAGTTGATCATGTCGAGGGGCCTCTAGATGGTAAAGGTCCCAGTCCACTTCCTATTTTGTTTATAGAAGATGGGATGGAGATCTTAAAGTTTTCTGAAATATTTTCTATCCATGAACCttcgaagaaaggaaaaaaaagagatcacAGATATTCCATTTTCAAAG AGAAGTATACATCTATGGATGCTTCTGATATTGTTGAAGAGGATGAAGAGGTGTTTTTAAAGGACTCTGGTCAACTGTTTCCATCACATTTGCTTGTAAATCAACATGACATCTCAATCTTGAGCGAAGATGCTGCAGAATTAGCAAGATTTGGAACTGTTCATGGAGCTATTAAAACGTCTGTTCAAATTGAGGAACAAAGAAAGAACTCTTATCTTAGTGCTGAACCAATGAACAAGGAAGTGGAATGGAAGTCTCCAGTGCATTCAAAATTCTACCCCCTTGATCAGCAAGACTGGCAAGAGAGAATTCTTTGGGACAATTCCCCAGCTATCAGTGACAACTCTGTAGAGAGTTTTGATCTCTCGGGACCTGACACTGGATCTTCATTTATTAGGGAAAGTGAACAAGTGACTAGTCCACAAAATCGTTGTTCGGAGCTCCCAGTGGAGTTAAATGAGAACACCAGTAACTTTCTTTGGAACAGGTCTTCTGTTCTCTTGGAGTCCTTTGGCTCAGAAGACTCTTCAGAACCTGGAAATCTTCCATTCTCAGAAAGCAGATGCCATCCACAACTTCTGAGATTGGAATCTCAGATGGAAGTGGATAGCTCTAGTCATGTTGATGATAGAAGAGAGAATAATAGTGCTGAGCTTCATGAAAGTGATGCTGTAAGGCGTTTCAGCAAGCTCACATTGCAAAATAGAGATTTGATGGAAGGATCTTGGTTAGATAATATAATATGGGAACCAAATGAAACTAACATAAATCCTAAGCTGATTCTTGATCTTCAAGATAAGCAGATGCTCTTCGAAATTTTGGATCACAGGGATAGTAAGCATCTTCAACTTCACGCGGGGGCAATGATCATAACTCGAACCCTAAAGCAAAGGGTTTCTCATGAGCTGCTAGGCCATGGAAATCGATCTGGTTGGCAATTCAACATTGCTAATGACAAATTCTACATGAACAGGAAAATTTCTCAGcaattgcaatcaaattctaaTAAACGAACTGCATATGGCATTAAAATACATCACTCTGCGCCTGCGATAAAGCTTCAGACAATGAAATTGAAGTTGAGCAA TAAAGATTTAGCTAATTTTCATCGACCTAAAGCTTTATGGTATCCCCATGACCATGAGGTGGCTGTCAAAGAACGAGGGAAGCTACCTACAGTAGGACcaatgaaaattatattaaagagCTTAGGGGGCAAAGGAAGTAAGGTACATGTGGATGCTGAGGAAACTGTCTCTTCTGTCAAAGCAAAAGCTTCAAAAAAGCTAG aTTTCAAGCCGTCAGAAACTGTGAAGATATTTTATTTGGGGAAGGAGCTTGAAGACCACATGTCTCTTGCTGCTCAAAATGTTCAGCCAAACTCCTTGCTTCATCTAGTTCGTACAAAAATTCATTTGTGGCCAAGGGCACAAAAGATTCCAGGTGAAAACAAGTCTCTGCGCCCTCCAGGGGCATTTAAGAAGAAATCTGACCTTTCTGTAAAAGATGGTCACATTTTCCTAATGGA GTATTGTGAGGAAAGACCTTTGTTGTTAAGCAATGTTGGTATGGGTGCTAATCTCCGTACTTACTATCAGAAGTCAAGCCCAGGTGATCAAGCTGGCATCTCATTGCGTAATGAAAAAAGAAGCTTGGGTAATGTTGTGATACTGGAGCAGACTGATAAATCCCCTTTCCTTGGAGACATCAAAGCTGGCTGCAGTCAGTCATCTCTTGAAACAAACATGTATAAAGCACCCATATTTCCCCACAAGGTGCCACCTACTGACTATTTGTTGGTTCGTTCTGCAAAAGGAAAGCTTTGTTTAAGACGCATTGACAGGGTTGCTGTCATTGGACAACAG GAGCCCCTGATGGAGGTTTTAGCTCCTGCTTCTAAGAATCTTCAGGCATATTTCATAAATAGGCTATTGCTGTATCTTTATCGTGAGTTCCGAGCTGCTGAAAAGTGTGGCACACTTCCTTGGATACGTGCAGATGAGCTATCTGCTCATTTTCCAAGCATTCCAGAGACCATCTTACGAAAGAAGCTCAAGGAGTGTGCTGTTTTACGG AAGGATGCAAATGGACACTTGTTTTGGGCCAAGAAGCGTGATTTCATCATTCCATCTGAAGAGGAATTGAAAAAGATGGTCTTACCAGAGAAT GTCTGTGCTTATGAAAGCATGCAAGCTGGTCTGTATCGTCTTAAACATTTGGGGATTACGAAGCTAACGCTTCCTGCTAGTGTTTCGACTGCAATGAGTCAGCTCCCTGACGAAGCGATAGCTCTGGCTGCTGCGTCGCATATTGAGAGGGAACTGCAGATAACTCCATGGAGCCTGAGCAGTAATTTTGTTGCTTGTACAAACCAg GATAGGGCAAACATTGAGCGTCTTGAAATTACTGGTGTTGGTGATCCTTCTGGCCGGGGCTTAGGATTTAGCTATGTTCGTGCTGCTCCAAAGGCACCAATGTCAAATGCAATGATGAAGAAAAAGGCAGGTGCTGGTCGAGGAGGTTCCACTGTTACAGGGACAGATGCAGACCTACGTAGATTGAGCATGGAGGCTGCAAGAGAG GTGCTTCTGAAGTTCAATGTACCTGACGAGCAGATTGCAAAACAGACAAGGTGGCATCGTATTGCCATGATACGCAAGCTATCAAGTGAACAAGCTTCATGTGGGGTCAAGGTGGATCCAACAACTATCAGCAAGTATGCACGTGGCCAACGAATGTCCTTTCTTCAGCTACAACAACAGACAAGAGAAAAGTGCCAAGAAATTTGGGATCGCCAAGTTCAATCTCTTTCAGCATTGGAtggtgatgaaattgaaagcgaTTCTGAAGCAAATAGTGATCTGGATTCCTTTGCCGGAGACCTAGAAAACTTGCTTGATGCAGAGGAATTTGAAGGGGACGAAAGTAATTATGAGTCTAAGCATGACAAAGGAGATTGTGTAAAGGGGATAAAAATGAGAAGACGCCCATCACAAGCTCAGGCAGAAGAAGAATTTGAAGATGAAGCTGCTGAGGCTGCTGAACTATGCAGATTGCTTATGGATG ATGATGAGGCtgagcagaaaaagaaaaggaaaataaaaactgGTTGTGTTAATGCAGTATTGGCACCTAAAAAACCAAGTTTTGTTGACAATGTTCACCGGGGTAAGAAAATGAACAAAACCCAACCCAGTGGATCATATACACCTAAAGAGAACAGCATCAGAGACTCAAAGGAG GTAGAAACACTGTTTATGAAAGGGAAAGCATCTGAGAAGGTGAATACAGTGAAAAAGAATGTCAGCGTCTCTAACACTCCTCCATTGAAAGCAAAAGTAATAATGGCTGATGGACTTAATCAC ATTTTCAAGGAAAAGAAATCAGCAAGAGAGAAATTCGTATGTGGAGCATGTGGACAG ctaGGACACATGAAGACCAATAAAAACTGCCCTAAGTATGGAAAGGAGCCTGAAACACCGGTAGAAACTACAGATTTGGAAAAGGCTTCCCGAAAATCCACTTCTCAGGATCTCTTGAATGTGTCCCAGCATAAGTTGCAGAAGAAAAGGATGGTCTCCAAAAGTGCAACCAAAGTTGAAGTTTCCGAGGGTGAGAAATCTAGTTTAGCAAAATCTCTTCCAGTGAAGTTCAAGTGTGGTTCCACGGAGAAATTCTCTGATAAACCTGCTGATGGAGCTGCAGATCATTCTGATCAACCTACAACTTCCGATGTCCGACCAGTCAGTTCTGATATTGATACTGGGAGTAGGTCTACTGCTAAggttaataaaatcaaaatttttaacaaGGCAAAACCTGAAAACATACAGGTTGAATCACATAAGCCCTCTATTGTGATACGACCTCCAATGGATATAGAGAGAAGCCAAATTGAATCACATAAGCCCTCTATTGTTATACGACCGCCAACATACACAgacagaaatcatgttgatcCTCATAAACCCTCCATTGTGATACGTCCGCCAGCTGAGAAAGATAGAGAAAAGagtcaaaagaaaattgttATCAGACAGTCCAAAGAGATTTTTGATCCGGACAGGGTCAGTCAGGATGGAAGAACTGGTCGTGAGCATCGGAAGACTAAAAAAATTGCTGAACTATCCAGTTTTGAGAAGCATGGTAAAACCATGCATTTTTCCAGAGAGTCAGCTAAGAGAAAAGCTGAGGACAGAAGATGGTGggaagaggaggagaagaggAGAACTGCTGAGAGactgagagaagagagagaaaggaggaTTCATGCAGAAGAAATGAGGTCACTTGAAGAACAGGAAAAATTAGCTGACATTAAAAGATACACTGAAACCATCAGATGGGATTGGGATGAAGAAGAACGCCAAAAagctaagaagaagaagaagaagaagatgaagatgaagatgaagatgaaaaaGCCTGAAATCAGTGATGATTACTTGGATGACTACAGGGGAGCTAGAAATGGCAGAAGAATGCCAGAAAGAGATCGGGGTGCAAAAAGACGACCTGTTGTTGATGTGGGGACATCTGGTGCTGATTATACTCCAGCAACAAAGCGTCGTAGAGTTGGAGAG GTTGGCTTGGCAAACATCTTGGAAGGTATTGTGGATGCTCTTAAAGATAGGGTGGAAGTGTCCTATCTTTTCTTGAAACCTGTCCCCAAGAAGGAGGCTCCTGATTACTTGGACATCGTAAAACGCCCCATGGATCTTTCAACTATTAGGGACAAGGCGAGGAAGATGGAATACAAGGATCGAAATGAGTTCAGACACGATATGTGGCAGATTGCCTACAATGCCCATGTATACAACGACGGGCGGAACCCTGGTATTCCTCCTCTTGCAGACCAGCTTTTGGAACTTTGTGATTACCTGTTGATGGAGAAACAGGAGAGCTTATCTGAAGCTGAAGCTGGTATTTGA